A genomic stretch from Procambarus clarkii isolate CNS0578487 chromosome 14, FALCON_Pclarkii_2.0, whole genome shotgun sequence includes:
- the LOC123769949 gene encoding multiple epidermal growth factor-like domains protein 6 — protein sequence MPLLKTCPPVSAGLPTGVSWPAHRCQLACPPVSAGLPTSVSWPAHRCQLACPPVSAGLPTSVSWPAHQCQLACPPVSAGLPTSVSWPAHRCQLACPPVSAGLPTSVSWAAHQCQLACPPVSAGLPTSVSWPAHQCQLACPPVSAGLPTGVSRAAHQCQLACPPGSAGLPTGVSWPAHRCQLACPPVSAGLPTGVSWAAHRCQLGCPPVSAGLPTGVSWAAHRCQLACPPVSAGLPTGVSRAAHRCQLGCPPVSAGLPTGVSRAAHRCQLGCPPVSAGLPTGVSRAAHRCQLACPPVSAGLPTGVRSAP from the coding sequence ATGCCACTGTTGAAAACCTGCCCACCAGTGTCAGCTGGCCTGCCCACCGGTGTCAGCTGGCCTGCCCACCGGTGTCAGCTGGCCTGCCCACCGGTGTCAGCTGGCCTGCCCACCAGTGTCAGCTGGCCTGCCCACCGGTGTCAGCTGGCCTGCCCACCGGTGTCAGCTGGCCTGCCCACCAGTGTCAGCTGGCCTGCCCACCAGTGTCAGCTGGCCTGCCCACCAGTGTCAGCTGGCCTGCCCACCAGTGTCAGCTGGCCTGCCCACCGGTGTCAGCTGGCCTGCCCACCAGTGTCAGCTGGCCTGCCCACCAGTGTCAGCTGGGCTGCCCACCAGTGTCAGCTGGCCTGCCCACCGGTGTCAGCTGGCCTGCCCACCAGTGTCAGCTGGCCTGCCCACCAGTGTCAGCTGGCCTGCCCACCAGTGTCAGCTGGCCTGCCCACCGGTGTCAGCAGGGCTGCCCACCAGTGTCAGCTGGCCTGCCCACCGGGGTCAGCTGGGCTGCCCACCGGTGTCAGCTGGCCTGCCCACCGGTGTCAGCTGGCCTGCCCACCGGTGTCAGCAGGGCTGCCCACCGGTGTCAGCTGGGCTGCCCACCGGTGTCAGCTGGGCTGCCCACCGGTGTCAGCTGGGCTGCCCACCGGTGTCAGCTGGGCTGCCCACCGGTGTCAGCTGGCCTGCCCACCGGTGTCAGCTGGCCTGCCCACCGGTGTCAGCAGGGCTGCCCACCGGTGTCAGCTGGGCTGCCCACCGGTGTCAGCTGGCCTGCCTACCGGTGTCAGCAGGGCTGCCCACCGGTGTCAGCTGGGCTGCCCACCGGTGTCAGCTGGCCTGCCCACCGGTGTCAGCAGGGCTGCCCACCGGTGTCAGCTGGCCTGCCCACCGGTGTCAGCTGGGCTGCCCACCGGTGTCAGGAGCGCTCCCTGA